A genomic stretch from Nodosilinea sp. E11 includes:
- a CDS encoding ABC transporter substrate-binding protein — MPTPTSTQPPHRRRFYNRCSPLALAMGLWLTACQSPPTEQVTTPAPAIALADVSGTTVTLPQPAERIVCLHLSCLDILAELDLVPLAVGHPRLADWAKSPIYFGEAASQIAIVGGPEPNLEALLGLRPDLIIGYRGQVDGLRATLAPIAPLFLLEVSSTKQAIANLHQVGQLTDRAAAAEAAAQTFRDRLAIHQTQAQRDRTVLVTNGTQGTFYVATRESLVGSTLADLVDYPWALGDRTPSAINWAVFSTEHILQVDPDVIFVLVPDPAPDQVAGLAQDAVWGNLTAVKAGQLYALSDAEVGGLTSGTRSLSHLLDAIMAHLTPDT, encoded by the coding sequence ATGCCGACCCCCACATCTACCCAACCCCCGCACCGCAGACGATTCTATAATCGCTGCTCGCCGTTGGCCCTAGCCATGGGGCTGTGGCTCACTGCCTGCCAGTCGCCCCCCACAGAGCAGGTAACCACCCCAGCCCCGGCTATTGCCCTAGCCGATGTCTCGGGGACAACGGTAACCCTGCCCCAGCCCGCCGAGCGCATTGTCTGCCTGCACCTGAGCTGCCTAGACATTCTGGCTGAGCTAGATCTTGTGCCCCTGGCGGTGGGGCATCCACGGCTGGCTGACTGGGCCAAAAGCCCGATTTACTTTGGTGAGGCGGCCTCGCAGATTGCTATTGTCGGTGGCCCAGAGCCCAACCTCGAAGCGCTGCTGGGTCTGCGCCCCGATCTGATCATCGGCTACCGGGGGCAGGTCGATGGCCTGCGGGCCACCCTGGCCCCGATTGCGCCACTGTTTTTGTTGGAAGTGAGCAGTACTAAGCAGGCGATCGCCAATCTGCACCAGGTCGGTCAACTCACCGATCGCGCCGCCGCCGCTGAAGCCGCCGCCCAAACCTTTCGCGATCGCCTGGCGATTCACCAAACCCAGGCTCAACGCGATCGCACCGTGCTGGTCACCAACGGCACCCAGGGCACCTTCTATGTCGCCACCCGCGAATCGTTAGTGGGCTCTACTCTGGCAGACCTGGTGGATTATCCCTGGGCCTTAGGCGATCGCACCCCCAGCGCCATCAACTGGGCCGTGTTTTCCACCGAGCACATTCTCCAGGTTGATCCAGACGTGATTTTTGTGCTGGTGCCAGACCCCGCACCCGACCAGGTGGCAGGCCTAGCCCAAGATGCCGTTTGGGGCAACCTAACAGCAGTGAAAGCTGGGCAACTCTACGCGCTGAGCGACGCCGAGGTGGGCGGGCTGACCAGCGGCACTCGCTCCCTTAGCCATCTCTTGGATGCGATCATGGCCCACCTGACACCCGATACCTAG
- a CDS encoding AraC family transcriptional regulator produces the protein MPITLSQTDYANWLDEATATEGDERADPTVLGQRQQRYVALREGIDLCIEDRWLKSDLEIKHCDREHPLEFTFEQVQTGGKRSQHYDFFGSGLAPAELWRVPGNRRIVSINVHIEPHIFQQWSGETCDDLPDLLRPADQRYFERSGTPTAAMQMAVQAILHCPFQGLTQRLYLESKVWELMALLIEDLKTTPNSFSPPTLKPDDVERIHYASKLLCRQITQPPSLMELARAVGINDHKLKVGFRQVFGTTVFGYLHEHRMERSRQLLEAGDLSVTAAAEAVGFASRGHFAAAFRRKYGVNPGVYARERRA, from the coding sequence ATGCCCATTACCCTTTCTCAAACCGACTACGCAAACTGGCTCGACGAGGCTACCGCCACAGAGGGCGACGAGAGGGCTGATCCTACCGTTTTGGGGCAAAGGCAACAGCGCTATGTGGCACTCCGCGAGGGGATCGATCTCTGTATTGAAGACCGCTGGCTCAAGAGTGATTTAGAGATCAAGCACTGCGATCGCGAACACCCCCTAGAGTTCACCTTTGAGCAGGTGCAGACCGGCGGTAAACGCAGCCAGCACTACGACTTTTTTGGCAGTGGGTTGGCCCCAGCCGAACTCTGGCGGGTTCCTGGTAATCGACGGATTGTCAGCATAAACGTTCATATCGAGCCGCACATCTTCCAACAGTGGAGTGGGGAAACGTGCGACGATCTCCCAGACCTGTTGCGCCCTGCCGATCAGCGCTACTTTGAGCGTTCTGGAACTCCGACGGCGGCGATGCAGATGGCGGTGCAAGCGATTTTGCACTGCCCGTTTCAAGGGTTGACCCAGCGGCTCTACCTGGAGAGCAAGGTGTGGGAGCTGATGGCGCTGCTGATTGAAGACCTCAAAACAACACCTAACAGCTTCAGCCCACCGACCCTCAAACCCGACGATGTGGAGCGCATCCACTACGCCAGCAAGCTGTTGTGCCGCCAGATCACCCAGCCCCCGTCGCTGATGGAGTTAGCCCGCGCTGTCGGCATCAACGACCACAAGCTCAAAGTGGGCTTTCGCCAAGTGTTTGGCACCACTGTATTTGGCTACCTGCATGAGCACCGCATGGAGCGATCGCGCCAGCTACTCGAAGCGGGCGATCTCAGCGTCACCGCCGCTGCCGAGGCCGTAGGCTTTGCCAGCCGGGGCCACTTCGCCGCCGCCTTTCGCCGCAAGTATGGGGTGAATCCGGGGGTGTATGCGCGGGAGAGAAGGGCGTAA
- a CDS encoding TonB-dependent siderophore receptor — MGVRLQRLVWLAGWLALVPMAAQAETALSLQDIAQPSGQAADLDLAQGLTQITGVRVEAEGEGLRLVLDAERGLGELTTAVVGSALVAEIPNAVLALPGGESFEQFGPTEGIALVSVTNEPGNRVRVEITGSDGPPAVNVSTGAAGLVLGIAPGVGLAGGEDEVIRIGVTGEGDEGYAPRNATSATRTDTPLRDIPQSIQVIPRQVIEDQQVIRLDEAVRNVSGVSQGDGFAGTLDRFTIRGFSQLSSLRNGFLEENIGFRDPANLERIEVLKGPASVLYGSLEPGGIISVITEQPLAEPRYSGELLVGNGTFIRSAIDLTGPLSSDDSLGYRLNVAYETSEGFRGFDQGVERIFVAPVFAWQISDASRLVVDLEYLHDERPFDSGPVANGDRVADLPRNRVLGELNDVREVEEFRVGYLFEHQFNENLRLRNGFRYNSGDSFDLAFRPVTLDEETGILSRNVRSNDDYLENYATQTNLIGEFSTGSIDHTLLLGFDFNRRTNIGTQSRLPLGNTPSINIFDPEYGLIATPNVPELTNVVRDGSDRTDIFGFYVQDQIEILDNLNLLVGGRFDIVEQQSFTHDTGESSGRSDAAFSPRIGILYQPIEPISLYASYSRSFAPNFGTAANGSFLEPERGTQYEIGMRGEITNNLAVTLAAYEVTKTNIATTDPNNDAFSISAGEQRSRGIELDVLGQVLPGWNIIAAYTYTDAQVTESNDFESGNFVQNVPRNSASLWTTYEIQSGTLEGLGFGLGLFYVGERQGDLDNSFRLDSYLRTDAALYYRRDRWRAVLNIKNLFDRSYIEGSEFGRTEITVGTPFTIIGSIAVEF; from the coding sequence ATGGGCGTTCGATTGCAGCGGTTGGTGTGGTTGGCTGGCTGGCTGGCGTTAGTGCCGATGGCGGCGCAGGCGGAAACGGCGTTGTCTTTACAGGATATTGCCCAGCCCAGTGGCCAGGCGGCGGATCTGGATCTGGCCCAGGGGTTGACGCAGATTACCGGCGTGCGGGTAGAGGCCGAGGGTGAGGGGCTACGGCTGGTGCTCGATGCCGAAAGGGGGCTGGGAGAACTCACGACTGCGGTGGTGGGCAGTGCGCTGGTGGCTGAGATTCCCAATGCGGTGCTGGCCTTGCCCGGGGGGGAGAGTTTTGAGCAGTTTGGCCCCACTGAGGGCATTGCCTTGGTGAGCGTGACTAATGAACCTGGGAATCGGGTGCGGGTAGAGATCACCGGTAGCGACGGGCCGCCTGCGGTGAATGTGAGCACTGGGGCCGCTGGGCTGGTGCTGGGGATTGCGCCCGGTGTGGGCTTGGCCGGTGGAGAGGATGAGGTCATCCGCATTGGGGTGACGGGGGAGGGCGATGAGGGCTATGCGCCCCGCAATGCTACGTCGGCTACCCGTACTGATACACCTCTGCGCGACATTCCCCAATCGATTCAGGTGATTCCGCGTCAGGTGATTGAAGATCAGCAAGTGATTCGTTTAGATGAAGCCGTCCGCAATGTGAGTGGTGTGAGCCAGGGAGATGGGTTTGCAGGAACGCTTGATCGCTTTACGATTCGTGGATTTTCCCAGCTTTCATCACTTCGCAATGGCTTTTTAGAAGAAAACATTGGGTTTCGAGATCCAGCTAACCTTGAACGGATTGAAGTGCTTAAAGGGCCTGCCTCAGTGTTGTATGGCAGCCTAGAGCCTGGAGGGATTATTAGTGTAATTACTGAACAACCCTTGGCTGAGCCACGTTATTCCGGAGAACTACTTGTAGGCAATGGCACCTTCATTCGTTCAGCCATTGACCTGACAGGTCCGCTAAGCTCCGATGACAGCCTAGGCTACCGACTGAATGTTGCCTATGAAACGTCAGAGGGATTTCGAGGATTTGATCAAGGCGTTGAGCGAATTTTTGTTGCGCCTGTATTCGCATGGCAGATTAGTGATGCGAGTCGTTTAGTGGTTGATCTTGAGTATTTACACGATGAGCGCCCCTTCGACAGTGGCCCCGTCGCCAATGGCGATCGGGTGGCTGATTTACCAAGAAATCGGGTTCTAGGTGAACTGAACGATGTGAGAGAAGTCGAGGAATTTAGAGTTGGGTACTTATTTGAACATCAGTTCAACGAGAACCTCAGGCTTCGCAATGGATTTCGCTATAACTCTGGTGACAGCTTTGATTTGGCATTTCGCCCAGTCACATTGGATGAAGAAACAGGCATTCTGTCGCGGAATGTGAGATCAAATGATGATTACCTGGAAAACTATGCGACTCAAACGAATCTAATTGGCGAGTTTTCGACTGGATCAATCGATCATACACTGTTGTTAGGATTCGATTTCAATCGTCGGACTAATATCGGGACACAGAGTCGATTGCCACTCGGAAATACACCTAGTATCAATATTTTTGATCCAGAATATGGCTTGATTGCCACACCCAATGTACCTGAGCTAACTAATGTGGTGCGAGACGGTTCTGATCGAACGGATATCTTTGGCTTTTATGTGCAAGACCAAATTGAAATTCTAGACAATTTGAATCTCCTAGTCGGTGGTCGCTTTGATATCGTGGAGCAACAAAGTTTTACTCACGATACGGGTGAATCATCTGGTCGATCTGACGCAGCTTTTAGTCCCAGAATCGGAATTTTGTATCAACCCATTGAGCCAATTTCACTCTATGCCAGCTATAGTCGCTCTTTTGCGCCCAACTTTGGGACTGCTGCAAACGGTTCTTTCCTAGAACCAGAGCGAGGAACTCAATACGAAATTGGCATGAGGGGAGAAATTACCAACAACCTCGCTGTGACGCTGGCAGCGTATGAAGTGACCAAAACCAATATTGCTACCACTGACCCCAACAATGATGCCTTTAGTATTTCGGCTGGAGAACAGCGGAGCCGAGGTATAGAGCTAGATGTTTTAGGACAAGTTCTTCCAGGATGGAACATTATCGCGGCTTACACCTATACTGATGCCCAAGTCACGGAAAGTAATGATTTTGAATCGGGAAACTTTGTGCAAAATGTTCCTAGAAACAGTGCTAGCCTCTGGACAACCTATGAAATTCAAAGCGGCACATTGGAGGGGTTAGGATTTGGCCTAGGGCTATTCTACGTTGGTGAAAGACAAGGGGATCTCGACAATAGCTTTAGACTAGATAGCTACTTACGGACAGATGCTGCTTTATATTACCGACGCGATCGCTGGAGAGCCGTCCTCAATATCAAAAACCTGTTTGATCGGAGTTACATTGAAGGTTCGGAATTTGGTCGAACCGAAATAACCGTTGGTACGCCGTTTACCATCATTGGCAGCATTGCGGTGGAATTTTAA
- a CDS encoding iron-siderophore ABC transporter substrate-binding protein, translated as MAIVTFCLTVACGRSEFHSSTSSDCRLIQHALGETCVPLHPQRIIPTGSGIFDNLLALGIEPIATVSTFVDSPHLQAKIKEYPNIGLDGEPSIEKILAMKPDLIIGDIYNESIYHQLSQIAPTVLLPFTHSGDWKTFFGLTGDAVGKPEAAQQVIDDYYKRLDTFKQQMGDRLSQTEVSIVYVYPDTITVYTTAGFNGTILQDAGLARPPAQNLDATATQQRDSSSPIQYRISKEVLHEADGDVIFVISTHGTPGVTERLDRLTADPLWAKLKAVQQGRVYEVPDYWIGSGPIAANAVIDDLFKYLLEPS; from the coding sequence TTGGCAATCGTCACTTTTTGCTTGACGGTTGCCTGTGGCAGATCAGAGTTCCACAGTTCGACATCATCAGATTGTCGACTGATCCAACACGCCCTTGGTGAAACCTGTGTTCCACTGCATCCACAGCGAATTATTCCAACTGGATCGGGTATATTTGATAATCTTTTAGCCTTGGGAATTGAACCAATTGCTACTGTTTCTACCTTTGTTGACTCACCTCACTTGCAAGCAAAGATAAAAGAATATCCCAATATTGGCCTAGACGGTGAACCCAGTATAGAAAAGATTCTGGCGATGAAGCCCGATCTAATTATTGGTGATATCTATAACGAAAGCATCTATCATCAACTTTCTCAAATTGCACCAACGGTATTGTTACCCTTTACCCATAGCGGAGACTGGAAAACCTTTTTTGGGTTAACGGGCGATGCAGTCGGAAAACCCGAGGCAGCCCAACAAGTGATAGATGATTATTACAAACGCTTGGACACCTTTAAGCAACAAATGGGCGATCGCCTCAGCCAAACAGAAGTGTCCATTGTTTATGTTTATCCTGATACTATTACTGTGTACACCACAGCCGGTTTCAACGGAACCATTCTTCAGGATGCTGGGTTGGCTCGTCCACCCGCTCAGAATCTTGATGCAACTGCCACCCAGCAAAGAGATAGCTCAAGTCCAATTCAGTACCGGATTTCAAAAGAAGTGCTGCATGAGGCCGATGGTGATGTCATCTTTGTGATTTCAACCCATGGCACTCCAGGCGTTACCGAAAGGCTTGATCGCTTAACAGCAGATCCGCTTTGGGCAAAGTTAAAGGCTGTGCAGCAAGGCAGAGTCTATGAAGTGCCGGATTATTGGATCGGCAGCGGCCCGATCGCCGCCAATGCCGTGATTGATGATCTGTTCAAATACTTGCTAGAGCCCTCTTAG
- a CDS encoding DUF1636 domain-containing protein, whose amino-acid sequence MPDQLIVCKSCGFTAAEEKRDGETGGAHLLKHLEALYEQWPRKDEMAIASTGCLCICEQPRAIAYVGTGKTTYLFTDFDPTTCATDLLTAAALYLDSDDGMVPYFKLPDELQSRRMARIPPAP is encoded by the coding sequence ATGCCCGACCAGCTGATTGTGTGCAAAAGCTGCGGCTTTACCGCCGCTGAAGAAAAGCGCGACGGGGAGACTGGCGGTGCCCATCTGCTGAAACACCTGGAAGCGCTGTACGAGCAGTGGCCCCGCAAAGATGAGATGGCGATCGCATCTACCGGGTGTCTGTGCATTTGTGAACAGCCCCGCGCGATCGCCTACGTGGGCACCGGCAAAACCACCTATCTCTTCACCGACTTTGACCCCACCACCTGCGCCACCGACCTGCTCACCGCTGCCGCACTCTACCTCGACAGCGACGATGGCATGGTGCCCTACTTCAAGCTGCCCGATGAGCTGCAATCTCGCAGAATGGCGCGCATTCCGCCTGCGCCTTGA
- a CDS encoding MgtC/SapB family protein: MEVFQFNWGQLGGDLLKLGLVFLITLPIAWEREQSTRIMGLRTFPLVAVASCGYVLVAISVIGASADAQSRIIQGLMSGIGFIGGGAILKEGANVRGTATAASVWTTGAIGAAIAYSRYEIAVLLSAVTFLTLRVLTPLERQTGKSDQRNDD; the protein is encoded by the coding sequence ATGGAGGTATTTCAATTTAATTGGGGACAACTCGGTGGTGACCTATTAAAGCTGGGCCTCGTTTTTCTAATCACCTTGCCCATAGCTTGGGAGCGAGAGCAGTCAACCCGGATTATGGGACTCCGTACTTTCCCTCTCGTTGCAGTTGCTAGCTGTGGCTATGTTCTAGTTGCTATTTCAGTTATTGGCGCAAGTGCAGATGCCCAATCCCGCATTATTCAAGGGCTCATGAGTGGTATCGGTTTTATTGGCGGAGGTGCAATTCTCAAAGAAGGGGCCAACGTACGGGGCACAGCAACAGCTGCAAGTGTGTGGACCACAGGTGCGATCGGTGCCGCGATCGCCTATTCCCGATACGAGATAGCAGTTCTTTTGAGCGCAGTTACTTTTTTAACCCTTCGTGTACTGACACCGCTTGAACGACAAACGGGCAAATCAGATCAACGGAACGATGATTGA
- a CDS encoding IS630 family transposase (programmed frameshift) yields MKAYSLDFREKIIDAHFMEGVSVRKVAKRFGVATSFVETLLKRLRETGDILPKPHGGGPQPKLNGEQLQLVRALVEADNDATLEELCDQLAAETSITISRSTMGRMVQKLELTRKKKPLHATEAESPRVRQARVDYWQSIREVAPEDLVFMDEAGVNLAMVRLYARAPKGQRAIGDRPATRGQNVSLVNALSLRGPIAPLTILGAMDGLTFEAYIIRRVAPNLWPGAVLVVDNSRAHKATEEVNAALEAVGARLMFLPPYSPDFSPIEPFWSKVKNSLSSIAARTYQALNEAIEFAYAQVTLEDIRNWFTNDCYCTSSE; encoded by the exons ATGAAAGCCTACTCACTTGATTTTCGAGAAAAGATAATTGATGCTCACTTTATGGAGGGGGTCTCGGTTCGTAAGGTGGCTAAGCGGTTTGGGGTGGCGACGAGTTTTGTCGAAACGCTTTTGAAGCGTCTTCGGGAAACGGGCGATATCCTACCTAAGCCCCATGGGGGTGGCCCTCAACCTAAACTCAACGGGGAACAACTCCAGCTGGTGAGAGCCTTAGTTGAGGCGGATAATGATGCGACCTTGGAAGAACTCTGCGACCAACTCGCTGCCGAAACGTCGATAACGATTAGTCGCTCGACCATGGGTCGGATGGTGCAAAAGCTTGAGCTCACCCGTAAAAAAAAGC CGCTGCACGCCACCGAGGCGGAGAGTCCACGGGTGCGACAAGCCCGGGTTGACTATTGGCAGTCCATTCGAGAGGTAGCCCCGGAAGACTTGGTGTTTATGGATGAGGCGGGGGTTAACTTAGCCATGGTTCGATTGTACGCCCGTGCTCCAAAAGGCCAACGTGCAATCGGGGACCGTCCGGCCACACGAGGGCAGAACGTGTCGCTGGTCAATGCGCTGAGTTTGCGCGGTCCGATTGCTCCGTTGACAATTCTCGGTGCGATGGATGGTTTGACCTTTGAAGCCTACATCATCCGTCGAGTTGCGCCCAATCTGTGGCCTGGGGCAGTGCTTGTCGTTGATAATAGTCGTGCGCATAAAGCCACGGAAGAGGTCAATGCTGCGCTTGAAGCGGTGGGTGCACGACTGATGTTTTTGCCACCCTATTCACCAGACTTTTCACCTATTGAACCGTTCTGGTCGAAGGTCAAGAATAGCTTGAGTTCAATTGCTGCACGGACTTATCAAGCCTTAAACGAAGCGATTGAGTTTGCCTACGCTCAAGTTACCTTGGAAGACATTCGTAACTGGTTCACAAATGACTGCTACTGTACCTCATCCGAATGA